Genomic DNA from Peribacillus simplex:
ACCAATTAAAAATAGCCAGAAGAACCCGAAATTATGAGGAAATGCAGCAAATTGTGAAGGCTGAGGAAAACAGTCCCCTCTTTCTTCAGAATAAAAAGAATCATCAATTGATTCTTTGGCACAAGGGAATATATGAATATGAAAAAAATAAAGATTTGAATAAAGCCATAGAATTCATTAATCAGGCCATCGCCATTACTCATACAACCGACAAAATATATTCGGAACGGGAGCTTGAAATCTTAAGCAGCCTTGGTGTAATGTATGTTGCCGAAGAACAGTACGAAAATGCATTCGCCTTGTTAAAGAAAGCTTTGGATCACTTGAAAGCCCTACCCTTTTTGACGGATAAAACGCTAAAGACACGTCTATCCTATAATTTTGGCAGAGTGTTAACACGCCTGGTCCGATACGAAGAGTCCATTGCCTGCTGCCAAGATGCCATAAAGTGGTGCCTCGAACATGATCAATTATATGCTTTAGCAGATTTACACTACCATTTAGGTTA
This window encodes:
- a CDS encoding helix-turn-helix domain-containing protein — translated: MDFFAVGQKIKELRKQIGLSQEELASGICTQAQISKIEKGDVYPYASTLYLISQRLGVDVNYFFDIGMTPRLDYVEEVIYQLKIARRTRNYEEMQQIVKAEENSPLFLQNKKNHQLILWHKGIYEYEKNKDLNKAIEFINQAIAITHTTDKIYSERELEILSSLGVMYVAEEQYENAFALLKKALDHLKALPFLTDKTLKTRLSYNFGRVLTRLVRYEESIACCQDAIKWCLEHDQLYALADLHYHLGYNFELIGNFEEAKEYLEKSAFLFNLQKNHTFVTFINKKLDSWKNEMKIN